One window of Ralstonia pickettii DTP0602 genomic DNA carries:
- a CDS encoding multidrug DMT transporter permease, whose product MPSQQPLPGGAWRMVAAMLLSGTIGWFVVTSGQAPLDVVFFRCLFGGAALLGVLTLQRGWVRMTRAQLGWLVLGGVTLVLNWLALFSAYAYSGIAIATVVYHTQPFFLLLLTSVVQREPFPFARLPWLVLAFAGVMLITGLEHGATGAAMLAGIGLGLLAALLYAVTTLATRRLQAIPPGQIAGLQMVLGVMMLAPLAHPAAGSYDAGTWAALLALGLVHTGVMYTLLYGAFQRLNVVSIATLSFIYPLVAIVIDVLVFDVVLGPLQVAGMALVLLGVIANQLGWSLPLRRRAEG is encoded by the coding sequence ATGCCCTCCCAACAACCCTTGCCAGGCGGCGCCTGGCGCATGGTCGCGGCCATGCTGCTGTCCGGCACCATCGGCTGGTTCGTGGTCACCAGCGGCCAGGCGCCGCTCGATGTGGTGTTCTTCCGCTGCCTGTTCGGCGGCGCGGCGCTGCTGGGCGTGCTGACGCTGCAGCGCGGCTGGGTGCGGATGACCCGCGCGCAGCTCGGCTGGCTGGTGCTGGGCGGTGTCACGCTGGTGCTCAACTGGCTGGCGCTGTTCTCGGCGTACGCGTACAGCGGCATCGCCATTGCCACCGTGGTCTATCACACCCAGCCGTTCTTCCTGCTGTTGCTGACCTCGGTGGTCCAGCGCGAGCCGTTCCCGTTCGCGCGGCTGCCGTGGCTGGTGCTGGCCTTTGCCGGTGTAATGCTGATCACCGGGCTCGAGCACGGCGCCACCGGCGCGGCGATGCTGGCCGGCATCGGCCTGGGCCTGCTGGCCGCGCTGCTGTACGCGGTGACGACCCTGGCCACGCGCCGGCTGCAGGCGATCCCTCCTGGCCAGATCGCCGGGCTGCAGATGGTGCTGGGCGTGATGATGCTGGCGCCGCTGGCCCATCCCGCGGCAGGCAGCTACGACGCTGGCACCTGGGCCGCGCTGCTGGCGCTGGGGCTGGTCCATACCGGCGTGATGTACACACTGCTGTATGGCGCCTTCCAGCGGCTCAACGTGGTGTCGATCGCGACGCTGTCCTTCATCTACCCGCTGGTGGCGATCGTGATCGACGTGCTGGTGTTCGACGTGGTGCTGGGCCCGCTGCAGGTCGCCGGCATGGCGCTGGTGCTGCTGGGCGTGATCGCCAACCAGTTGGGCTGGAGCCTGCCGCTGCGGCGGCGGGCGGAGGGCTGA
- a CDS encoding acyl-CoA thioesterase yields MLFAPIAMSAIAPQTAAAPAALHSFDDAIALEAAGEHRFLGRTTPAYWNMIGPFGGITAATLLQAALDHPQRLGDPVSLTVNFAGPIAEGPFEIEARPVRTNRSTQHWTLELRQGDGVATTATAMFAVRRETWDCGEAVMPEVPAADTLPAMGGFAPVRWLKSYDMRPVRGAKPTAEPGTEHPDSLTQFWLRDAPARTPDFAAVAAWADSFYPRIFLKRAGFVPAGTVSMTTYFHADAQTLAALGDSHVLASAQAQVFRQGFFDQRAQLWSPAGELIASSHQIVYYKE; encoded by the coding sequence GTGCTATTCGCCCCCATCGCCATGTCAGCTATCGCTCCCCAGACTGCCGCCGCTCCTGCTGCGCTCCATTCCTTTGACGATGCGATCGCGCTGGAGGCCGCCGGCGAGCACCGTTTCCTCGGCCGCACCACGCCGGCGTACTGGAACATGATCGGTCCGTTCGGCGGCATCACCGCCGCCACGCTGCTGCAGGCGGCGCTGGACCATCCGCAGCGGCTGGGCGACCCGGTTTCGCTGACCGTCAACTTTGCCGGACCGATCGCCGAAGGACCGTTCGAGATCGAGGCGCGCCCGGTGCGCACCAACCGCTCGACTCAGCACTGGACCCTGGAACTGCGCCAGGGCGATGGTGTGGCCACCACCGCCACCGCCATGTTTGCCGTGCGCCGCGAGACCTGGGACTGCGGCGAGGCGGTGATGCCGGAGGTCCCGGCCGCCGACACGCTGCCGGCCATGGGCGGGTTTGCGCCGGTGCGCTGGCTCAAATCCTACGACATGCGCCCGGTGCGCGGCGCCAAGCCGACCGCCGAGCCCGGCACCGAGCACCCGGACAGCCTGACGCAGTTCTGGTTGCGCGATGCGCCGGCACGCACGCCAGACTTCGCCGCGGTGGCGGCGTGGGCGGACAGCTTCTACCCGCGCATCTTCCTCAAGCGCGCGGGCTTCGTGCCGGCCGGCACGGTGTCGATGACCACCTATTTCCATGCCGATGCGCAGACGCTGGCGGCGCTGGGCGACAGCCACGTGCTGGCCAGCGCGCAGGCGCAGGTGTTCCGCCAGGGCTTCTTCGACCAGCGCGCGCAGCTGTGGAGCCCGGCCGGCGAGCTGATCGCCAGTTCGCACCAGATCGTCTACTACAAGGAATAA
- the ampG gene encoding muropeptide transporter (in Escherichia coli this protein is a permease involved in peptidoglycan recycling; member of major facilitator superfamily; MFS; inner membrane protein~K08218: ampG; MFS transporter, PAT family, beta-lactamase induction signal transducer AmpG): protein MTFQSYLDIFRNRRIGAMLALGFASGLPLALTSGTLQAWMTVEGLDIKTIGFFSLVGQAYIFKFLWAPLMDRYTPPLMGRRRGWLLVTQVGLVLGIAAMAFCPPREALWTLAALATLVAFLSASQDIVFDAYSTDVLRPAERGAGAAVKVLGYRLAMLVSGGLALWLADRVLGWQQTYLLMAALMGVGIVTLLWAPEPDVPARAPRTLEEAILGPLRDFFARPGAWWLLLLIVLYKLGDAFAGSLSTTFLIRGVGFSAGEVGIVNKTLGLAATIIGALFGGTLMVRLGLYRSLMLFGMLQAVSNLGYWILAVTPAHLWTMGATIAVENLCGGMGTAAFVALLMTLCNRSFSATQYALLSALASVGRVYVGPTSGYMVEAWGWAPFYLGTVAVALPGVMLLWVMRNTVHRYEAQAREAIA, encoded by the coding sequence ATGACTTTCCAATCGTATCTCGACATCTTCCGCAACCGCCGCATTGGCGCCATGCTGGCGCTGGGCTTCGCCTCCGGGCTGCCGCTGGCGCTGACTTCCGGCACCTTGCAGGCGTGGATGACGGTCGAGGGGCTGGATATCAAGACCATCGGCTTCTTCTCGCTGGTCGGGCAGGCCTATATCTTCAAGTTCCTGTGGGCGCCGCTGATGGACCGCTACACGCCGCCGCTGATGGGGCGCCGGCGCGGCTGGCTGCTGGTGACGCAGGTGGGCCTGGTGCTGGGCATTGCCGCCATGGCCTTCTGCCCGCCGCGCGAGGCGTTGTGGACACTGGCGGCGTTGGCCACGCTGGTGGCCTTCCTGTCGGCCTCGCAGGACATCGTCTTCGACGCCTACAGCACCGACGTGCTGCGCCCCGCCGAGCGCGGCGCCGGTGCGGCGGTCAAGGTGCTGGGCTACCGGCTGGCGATGCTGGTCTCGGGCGGCCTGGCGCTGTGGCTGGCCGACCGCGTGCTCGGCTGGCAGCAGACCTACCTGCTGATGGCGGCGCTGATGGGCGTGGGTATCGTCACCCTGCTGTGGGCCCCCGAACCGGACGTGCCGGCGCGCGCGCCGCGCACGCTGGAAGAGGCCATACTCGGCCCGCTGCGCGACTTCTTTGCGCGCCCGGGCGCATGGTGGCTGCTGCTGCTGATCGTGCTGTACAAGCTCGGCGACGCCTTTGCCGGCAGCCTGTCGACCACCTTCCTGATCCGCGGCGTGGGCTTCTCGGCGGGCGAGGTCGGCATCGTCAACAAGACCCTCGGGCTGGCCGCCACCATCATCGGCGCGCTGTTCGGCGGCACGCTGATGGTGCGGCTGGGGCTGTACCGCTCGCTGATGCTGTTCGGCATGCTGCAGGCGGTGTCGAACCTGGGCTACTGGATCCTGGCGGTGACGCCGGCGCACCTGTGGACCATGGGCGCGACCATCGCCGTGGAGAACCTGTGCGGCGGCATGGGCACGGCGGCCTTCGTGGCGCTGCTGATGACGCTGTGCAACCGCTCGTTCTCGGCGACGCAGTACGCGCTGCTGTCGGCATTGGCTTCGGTGGGCCGGGTCTATGTGGGCCCCACCTCCGGCTATATGGTCGAGGCCTGGGGCTGGGCGCCGTTCTACCTCGGCACGGTGGCGGTGGCGCTGCCGGGCGTGATGCTGCTCTGGGTCATGCGCAACACCGTGCACCGCTACGAGGCCCAGGCGCGCGAAGCGATCGCCTGA